CAACCTCCTGCCCCTGGCCCTCTCCCTGGCGGGTCACAGCACCCCTCTGATGCTGGCGGTCCTGGGGAGCGAGAACTTCTGCTGGGGTCTGGGTACGACCGCCTATACCGCCCTGCTCATGCGCCTCTGCGACCTGGACAGCACCGCCACCCAGTACGCTGTCCTCTCCAGTCTCATGGCCCTTTCCCGCACGGTGCTGGTGGCCCCGGCCGGTTGGGTGAAGGCGGCAGCCGGGTGGCCGGGCTACTTTCTCTTCGCCGCTTGCCTGGCCATTCCCGGACTGCTGCTCCTGATGCGATACGCGCGCTGGCAGTTCCCGGCACGGGAGGCCTGAAACGGCAAGGCCCACCGGGGAGGCGGGCCTTGCCAGGAAGGATGGGAGCCCTCAGGGGATCGGGAAGACAGGACTGGCGTTGGCGGGCCAGTAGCTGTGGTCAGAGAAGACCACCTTCATCTCCCACTTCTGGGGCTTGTCGGTCTTGACCCACTGGGCGAAGGCCAGGGGGCAGCGGTTGAAGTGGTCTGCATCGAACTTCACCCGGTGATAGATGGTCTTGAGGTCGGTCTGGGCCAGGGCGGCGTTGACCTTGTCAGGAGCGGCGGATCCTGCCCGCTGGATGGCGTCCACCAGGACCTGGATGGCGGCGTAGCCCGTCGCCACCGCCGGATTGGGGGCCTTGGAGGTGGCCTTGGTCCACCGTTCCGTCAGGTCAGGGGGGTTGTGCCGCCGATGCCTGGTGCATCCTTGATGGAGGGGTCCCACCACTGCTCGGTACCGATGCCGTTGGGCAGATCGCCACCCAGCTGCATGATGTCGTCGTGGAAGAGAGCCGCCCTGCCCATGATCACGATCTTGGGCTTGAGGCCCTGAGCCCGGGCCTGCTGGTAGGCCTTGACGAAGAAGGGGCTGGGGGCGTTGCCGATGAGGATCTCCACCCCAGCCTCCTTCCAGGCCTTGATGGCAGGTGAGAAGTCGGTCGTGTCCAGGGGCATCAGGCCAACCTTCTGATCCAGGCCCACCAGGGTGAAGCCCAGATTGCGAAGGGAGGCCGGCAGGTTGTGGTAGTTCTCATTGCCATCCGGGTCGTCGGAGCAGAGGAGGCCGATTTTCTTGTTGGTCTTCCCGCCACAGGCATTCAGCATCCGGGCGAAGACATCCATGATGGTGTAACCCGGCAGGGCCCGGGGGTCCCCCGGGGGCACCGGGGTGCTGACACCGAAAGAGCCGAGGGCCCAGGTGTACTGCCACTGGGTGGGGGATTCGAGGCGTTTGGTGATCCAGGGTTCGTAAAGGGCCACATCGGTGATGTAGGGGACCTTCAGCCGGTCGGCCACTGCAGAGATGTCGGGATGCATGGCAGGAGGCTCATCTCCGCTCACCAGGAACTGCACCTTGTCCGCCGAGATCGCCTTCTCGGCCCCGGTGGCGGCGATGGCCGGGTCGCTGGCAGCGTCGATGGTCACCAGCTTCAGGGGGATACGGGTGTCCCCGACCTTCACGCCCCCCTCCCTGTTGAGGTCCTCGATGGCGGCCTGGATGCCGAAGAGCCCACCCTGGCCAAAGGGGGCGTAGACCCCGGTCTGGGACTGGACGGCCCCGACCCGGATCTCCTTGCCGGAAGACTTGTCGCAGGCCAGGCTCAGGCCCAGAAGGGCGGCCAAGCCCACCGTCACGGGGGCGAGATACTTCATGGGCGGCTCCTGTTATTCGATGAACTGATCATGCGAAATTGCCAAAGTCCACGGGGGTATGGACTGCAGGGTGCGTAGATGGTGGGTGGGACTTCAGAATTTTTTATCACAGACCCGTCATGGGCGTCACACCGTTTTTCTAGCTGTTAGTCAACTTGTGCTCCGCTCATCCTGGAAGCTTCATGAGCCGATGACTGGGGGACCGGAGAGGCGATATGTTCGAATCTGCTGAGTTGGGCCACAAGATCGACAAGGCGACCTGGGAGCGGGAGATCCCCGCCCTCCGCTCAGAGCTCCTGGAGGCCCAGTACGAGCTGGCCTCTGCCCGCAAGTTCCCGGTGGTCATCCTGATCGCAGGGGTGGATGGTGCCGGGAAGAGCGCCGTGGTCTCCACCCTCAATGAGTGGATGGACCCCCGCCACATCCAGACCAATGGCCTGGACGAGCCCTCGGACGAAGAGCTGGAGCGCCCCTACATGTGGCGCTACTGGCGCCTTCTGCCCCCCAAGGGGAAGATCGGGATCTTCGATGGCAGCTGGTATTCCTGGCCGATCCTCCAGCGGGCCCACGGCAAGATCTCTGGGGAGCGCCTCGACCAGGATATGGACCTGGTCCGGCGCTTCGAACAGATGCTGATCGATGAGGGGGCCCTGGTGCTCAAGTTCTGGATGCACCTCTCCAAAGAGGTTCAGAAGAAGCGCCTCAAGAAGCTGGAGTCCGACCCCAAGACCCAGTGGAGGGTCACGCCCAGGGACTGGCGGCACTTCCAGCTCTACGACACCTTCCGCAGGGTTTCGGAGCAGGCCCTTCGCCGCACGAGCACCGGCGAGGCACCCTGGATCGTGGTGGAGGCGACGGATGCTCGCTACCAGAAGCTTACGGTGGGCAGGATCCTGCTGGAACAGCTCCGGGCTCGGCTTGAGGCGAAGGTGCCAGCCAAGGCCACGAGCTCCGCCCCACCCCTGCTGACGGCCATCGATGGGGTGAACATCCTCCGGACGATGGACCTGGGCCTCAAGCTGGACCGGGAGAGCTACGAACGGGAACTGGAGGGCCTCCAGGGACGGCTCAACCTGTTGACTCGGCACCGCAAGTTCAAGGACCACAATGTGATCTGTGTCTTTGAGGGGCAGGATGCCGCTGGAAAGGGGGGCAGCATCCGACGCATCACCCAGGCCGTGGATGCCCGCTTCTGTCGGATCCAGCCTGTGGCTGCCCCCACTGAGGAGGAGCGGGCCCAGCCCTACCTCTGGCGCTTCTGGCGCCATCTGCCACGGCGGGGTCATATGCTCATCTTTGACCGCTCCTGGTACGGTCGGGTCCTGGTGGAGCGGGTGGAGGGCTTCTGCTCGGAGGCCGACTGGATGCGGGCCTACAGCGAGATCAACGACTTCGAGTCCCAACTGGCCCGGAGCGGGACCATCCTCCTCAAGTTCTGGTTGGCCATCAGCAAGGAAGAGCAGCTCCGTCGCTTCGAGGAGCGGCAGAACACCCAGTTCAAGCGCTTCAAGATCACCGATGAGGATTGGCGCAACCGCGAGAAGTGGGATGAATATGAAATGGCAATATGTGACATGCTGGATAGGACCTCGACGGAGCTCGCCCCCTGGACCCTGGTGGAGAGCGAGGACAAGCTCTACGGTCGCATCAAGATTCTCAGGACGCTCTGCCACCGGATCGAGGCGGAGCTCTGAGGCCGGGTAATCTGGAGGGATGAGCCTGCGCACGAAGGTCGAACTCTATTGTGATGGATCCTGCCTGGGGAATCCCGGTCCCGGAGGCTGGGCCTTCATCCTGAGGGTCCAGACTCCCGAGGGGGTCAGGGAGAAGGAGGGCAGCGGCTGGGAGCCCGAGACCACCAACAACCGCATGGAGCTCATGGGGGCTATCAAGGGGCTGGAATCCCTGACCAGGCCCTGCGATGTGGAGATCTACTGCGACAGCCAGTACGTGGTGAAGGGAGTACAGGGCTGGATCGCCGGGTGGAAGCGGAACGGCTGGCGCAAGGCCGATAAGAGCCCGGTCATCAATGTGGAGCTCTGGAAGACGCTTGAGGCCCTCCTGCAGCGGCACCGGGTGGAGGCGCACTGGGTGAAGGGGCACGCCGGTCATGCCGAGAATGAGCGGGTGGATCAGCTGGCACGGGAGGCCATCGGCGAGGGCGGAAAGGCCGGGTGAGCGGCCGAGTCGGAAAGGCCTGGGCGCTTCTGGCAGAATCGGATGCGCCCCGGCTCCTGCCGGAGGCGCCATCTGCCGGAGGGGTGGGAGCCTTGTCGAACTCGGAGGTCATGGATGTGGTGGTGGTGGGCGCTGGTCCCGCCGGGAACGCTGCTGCGCTGGTCTGTGCCAGGGCCGGTCTGCGGGTCCTCCAGCTCGAGAGGGAACGACTGCCCAGACGCAAGATTTGCGGGGGCGGGCTTTCCGCCAAGGCCCTGGCCTCCGCTCCCCTCCCCCTGGATCCGGTCATCGAGCGGAGGATCGACAGCGCCTGGATCTCCGCCGGACCCGGGCGGGTGGTGCTCCGCCAGCTCCTGCACCCTGGGGCCATGGTCTGTCGGGAGCGGATGGACCACTACATGGCCGAGGCCTCCCGGAGGGCCGGTGCCCGGGTGGAGGAGGACTGTGCCCTCATGGATTGGGAGCGGATCCCGGGCGGGGGGCTGGAACTCTCCACCAGTGCCGGTACCCTGAGGACCCGCCTGCTCCTGGGGGCCGACGGGGTGCACAGTCCCATCCGACGGAAGCTGCTCCCTGGTACCCGGACCCTCCGGGTTCCGGCCATCGAGGCCCTGCTGCAGCCGCCGCTCCGGGTGCTCGAGTCCTTCCGCTCCCGTGCGGCCATGGACTTCCACTGCATCGAGGGGAGTTATGGCTGGATCTTCCCCAAGGCGGATCACCTGAACGTGGGGGTCTACCGATACCGGAGGACTCCTGGGAATACGGACCTGAGGGCTGCCCTCAGCCGCTATATTGCTTCCATGCCGGCCCTGGCCGGGTCGGAAGTGGGGGAGATGCGGGGTTACGAGATCCCGGTGGTGCCCGTGGCGGAGAACCTGGTTTTCGGGGAGATCCTGCTGGCCGGGGACGCCGCCGGGCTGGGCGAGGCCTTCTTCGGCGAGGGCATCCATTTCGCCCTGGCCAGCGGCACTGCCGCAGGACACTGCCTTGTGGCCCACCTGCGGGAGGGTACGCCCCTGTCCGGGTACACCGGATCGGTGCGCTCTCTGATGCGCAGCAACCAGGGCGCGCGCTGGACCTCCGAGCTCTTCTATCGCCTCCCGCCCGCGATGATCGTCCGGATGACCCGGAGCCGCTGGGTGTCCGACCTCTTCGAGAGGACTCTCTCGGGGGACCTCTCCACCTGGGGCTGTCTGGCCGCTGCCCTGGCTACGGCTCCGGCCTGGGCCCTGGCCAGGGGGCTCCCGACGCTGCCGATTGAGGCTGTGGCGGGGCTGGGCTTCAGCCCTGGGTCCGGATCGGAAGCCGGATGATGAAGGCGGTGCCGACTCCCTGGGCTGTCTCGAAGTGCAGGGACCCCTGGTGCCGCTCCACCACCACTTGGTAGGCCACTGCAAGCCCCTGCCCCATGCCCTTGCCGACTTCCTTGGTGGTGAAGAAGGGTTCGAAGATCCTGCCCTGGATCATCTCCGGAATGCCGGGGCCGGTGTCCTGGACCCTCACCTCCACCTGTTTCTGGAAGCGGCGGGTGGAGATGGTGATGCTTCCCCGGCGTCCGCCCTTCTCCAGCTGCTCGCCGAGGGCCTCGGCGGCGTTCATGATCAGGGCCAGGATCACCTGCTTGATGTCGTCTTCGAGGCACTCCACCGGCGGGAGCTCGGGGTCCAGGTCTGAGAGCATGTCGGCGGACTGCTCCCAGCTGTTCCTGGAGATGATGATGGTGCTCTCGATGGTCCGGTTGAGGTCCACGACCTGGGAGCGCCCCTCCCCCCGCTGGGAGAACTCCTTCATGGCCTGGACGATCTGGCCGACCCTCCGGGCCCCTTCCCGGATCTGGGCCGCTGCCCGGGGGATCTCCACTGCCAGGAAATCCAGATCCGCCTCCTGCTGGGCACGGGCGAGCTCCTCCCTGACCTCGCTGGGCGCCCCCTCCGTCAGGGCTTGGGCCTGACGCTCCAGGACCCGGAGCAGGGTGTCGAGGGATTCGGACAGGAAGATGGCGTTGTCCCCGATGTACTGAATGGGCGTGTTGATCTCGTGGGCGATGCCGGCGGCCAACTGGCCCACGGCCTCCATCTTCTGGGCCTGGCGGAGCTGGGCCTCCAGGCCCTGCCGTTCCTGCTCGGCACGATGGGCTTCCGTCATGTCGATGAGGATGACCACCACTGCCTGGATTTGGCCGCTCCTGGCGATGATCGGACTGGTGAAGACTTCGCAGGGGATCCTGTGGCCATCGTGGGTGAGGAGGTCCTGTTCGAGCCTGCCCCCGCCCGTGGGGCCGGCGGGGAGCCCAAACGCGAGGGCGCCGGGCCCCTCCGCTCGCGGCAGGAAGTCCTGGATGCGGAAGCGCCCTCCCTCGTCCTGGGCGAAGCCGAGGAGGGCGGCGAAGCGGCTGTTCACCTCCTGGAAGCGTCCCCCAGGGTCCATCAGACCGATGGACAGCCCGGCATTGTCGAAGACCGCCCGGAAGCGGGCATTGAGCTGGCGGTTGCGGCTCTCCCCACGGAAAAGGGTGAAGGCGCCCAGCAGGATGAGGGCTCCGATGGCTCCCGCCACCAGGATCATGGTCATGGGCTCCTGTCCCTGCCCCTGGCGGGTGGGCAGGAAGGCCACCAGGCTGAGGGCTGAGTCCGGTACGGGGATCCGGTAGGCGTCCAGGTGCTGGATCTTCTCATGCCTGCCACCCGGGGAGAGCTTGAGGCTACCCTTGGAGGGGATGGCCTCAGGGGGCGGCAGTTTCTCCCCCGGCAGCAGGCGGCGGGTCTCCGGGGCCAGGATGGCCCACTGCCCCTGGTAGGCAAGCCCCATGGGGATATCCACCAGGGAGGCGCTCCCGGTGAACCAGCGGTAGGCCGGGCCAAGGGGGAAGCGGGTCACCAGCACGCCCTTCCGCTGTCCCTTGAAGAGATAGATCCGGTGGAGGAGCAGGCTGGGCGAAGGCCCCGGCAGGTAGGTGTAGGCGGGCTCCTCGCCATCGGTCGCCTGCCAGGTCGAGGCTGAAGGGGGCAGCTCCCAGGGCTCTCCTTCCCCGGTGTCGATGAGCCACTGCCCCCGGGGGGCCAGGAAGCCCACCCGGGAGTAGATCTCTTCATTGGTCAGTCTCTTGCGGCCCATGAACTGGCGGAAGGAACTGCTGGCCTCCACCAGGCTGGCTCCCAGTCCGTACTCCATGGACATGCCCAGGGCCTCGTTCTCGAAGTAGGCCAGGAGATCCCGGTTGTTGGCTAGGCTTGTCAGGTCCTCCCGGCGGTCGGCCAGGAAGTAGCCGAGGGCCGATGCCTCTTTCTCCACATCCCCGAGGGTGTGCTCCCGGTTGAGCTTGAGGAGTCGGCTGTGGGCGCGGTAGATGTCCCGCAGCAGGAATGTGCAGTAGCCCACCAGCGCCAGGGCGAGGACGAGCAGGATGAGGCTGCGGGTGTGTCGGGCCGGGCGCAGGGACATGCCTCAGGAGTTTCCTCGGAAGAAGCCCGGGAAGGACTGGGGGGCGGTGGGGTAGTACTTCAGGACGATCCTCTGATAGGTGCCATCGGAGCGGATCTTTATGAGGAAGGTGTTGTAGGCCTCGCGCAGCCTGGGGGCATCCTTGGGGAAGGCGGCACCCATCTCCTGGGGGCCGGTGATGGGGCCCAGGACCTTGAGCCTGCCCCGCCACTTCTGAAGGGCGACCAGGGCGTCGGGCACATCCAGGATGGTGAGCTCGGCCTCCCGGCGCAGGATGGCGGGGGCGATCTCGTTGAGCTGTCCCTTGAAGCAGATGACCTTGGCACCGGCTCCGGCCAGATCGTAGAGGGAGGGGTCAAGGCAGGTCTTCTCCATGGAGAGCACCGACTTCCCCTGCATCATGGCCCGGGTCCGGGCAATGTCCTTCTCCAGGTTCCCGCTGGGCTTGATGGGGCGGAGCCTGGAGTCGGCCCGGGCCACCAGCCAGATCTGGCTGGGGAAGGTCGGCTCCGAGAAGTCCACCAGCTTCTTCCGCCAGGCCAGGATGGTGAAGCCGGTGGCGATAATGTCCCCCTTCACGGGTGTCCCGCCCAGGAACTCCACCTCTCCGCCACTGAGCTTGAAGGTCCGCCCCGTGAGATCGGGGATGATGGTGCCCCAGGTCTCCGGCACGAACTCGTATTTCACCCCGAGATAGGCCGCAAAGCGTTGGGTGAGTTCCGTGTCCATCCCATCCCCGGAGCCGGAGACGAAGTTGGCATAGGGGACCCCCAGATGCCGGAGGACACCGCGGGCGCGGACCTCCTCCAGATCCCCGGCCAGCAGGGTGGTGCCCGCCAGGAGCAGGGAGATGAGCGCGGTCCGGAAAATGGTTCGCAAGTCCATGCAGGCCTCCCCAGGAAGGTCCCCCTTGGGTGGCGATCCCTTCCCCGGGAGGCGGGGCGAGGGGGCGTCTTCGCGGAGGGCATCCGTTCCGCCTTATCGGCTATCCCCCCCGGGACCAAAATCTGAATTTGCTTCTGCGGGCGTGTCAGCTTCCGCTGCAGGGGGTGGTCTGGAGATTGGGGCAGGTGACCACATCTTCGGCTCCGGACCAGGTCCCCAGGTAGGGGGACAGGCGGGCATCGTCGAAGCCCTGGAGCTGGAGTCCACCCACGGCGATCAGGGGGCGCCGGACGAGGATCGGATCCGCAACCATGAGCTGGAGGGCCCCCTCGAAGGAGAGCGCAGTCGGGTCGAGGTCGCCGCGCTTGATGGCCGGGGCCGTGCTGTTCAGGATCTCCTGCGGGTCCTCCGAGCGGAGGAAGGGCCGGAGCCGCTCGACCGTCCAGGCTTCCTCCAGGAGGTTGTGGCAGCGGAGCTGGTGCCCGGCCGCCTCCAGGATCCGCTTCTGCCTGCTGTTATTGATACATCCTGGTTTTTCGTAGAAGTCGATGAGTGCCATGGGTCCTCCTTCTCTCTGGGGTTCCAGAGGGGGCGAAAACGTTCCCACTCGGGTCACGGACACAGATAAGTCCGGAGAGCTTGCGACTCACCAGGGGGCCCCAACGCAGTCGGTATGCCGACCGCCCCGTGCTCTGCCCGGCGGTGGAATCCCGATCTTTGAATCCGAAGCTGAGTCAGACCGATGCCCAGGATCGCTTTTGGGGCTCTGGAGGGTACGTGACCCTCTGGCCCCGGAACTCCCGGAATGTCATGGTGGTTTGAAGGGAGGCGTCATGGCTGTGCTCGAATTCCTGGGTGGGATCGTCTGGGGGCCGGTGGGCATCGTCCTGCTGGTGGGCTCGGGGATCTTCATGACCTTCAGGGCCCGCTTCATCCAGGTGCGGCGCTTCTTCTACTCCTTCGAGCTGATCAGCGGGAAGTTCGACAGCAAGGAGGCCACGGGCGAGGTGACCCACTTCCAGGCTCTCAGTGCGGCCCTCTCCGCCACCATCGGCACCGGGAACATCGCCGGCGTGGCCACGGCCATCACCCTGGGCGGCCCCGGGGCCGTCTTCTGGATGTGGGTGACGGCGGTCTTCGGTATGGCGCTCAAGTATGCGGAGGCCCTTCTCTCCCTCCGCTTCCGGGAAGTCGGTCCGGATGGGGTCATCAGCGCCGGGCCCATGTACTATATCGAGCGGGGTATCGGCCAGAAGTGGCTGGCCTGCCTCTTCGCCCTCTTCGCCGTGATCGCCTCCTTCGGCATCGGCAACATGGTCCAGGCCAACTCGGTGGCCGAGCCCGCCCTCCACAGCTTCGGCATCCCCAAGCTGGTGACCGGGGTGGTCATCGGCATCCTGGTCTTCCTGGTCATCGTGGGGGGCATCAAGCGCATCGGCAAGGTGGCCAGCCTCCTGGTGCCCGCCATGTGCGTGATCTACATCGTGGGGGCTCTGGCGGTGATCCTCATGCACCTGGGCGCCCTGGGTCCCGCCTTCCGGGAGATCTTCGGCCATGCCTTCTCCGCCAGCGCCGCCTCCGGGGGCTTCGCCGGGGCCGCCGTGGCCCAGGCCATCCGCTTCGGTGTCGCCCGAGGTGTCTTCTCCAATGAGGCCGGGCTCGGCTCCGCCCCCATCGCCCATGGAGCGGCCCAGACCGAGGAACCCGTCCGGGAAGGGGTGGTGGCCATGATCGGGCCCTTCGTGGACACCTTGGTCATCTGCACCATGACGGCCCTGGTCATCATCATGACCGGTGCCCACACCCTCATGGGACCCGGGGGGACCGGGCTGACCGGGGCCGTCCTCACCAGCAAGGCCTTCCAGGTGGGGATCGGGGTGGGTCGGCTCGGAGAATACATCGTGGCCGTCGGCATCATCCTCTTCGCTGTCTCCACCGTCATCAGCTGGTCCTACTATGGCGACCGCTCCATCGAATACCTGCTCGGGCGCAAGGCGGTGCTCCCCTACCGCATCTTCTACTGCCTCCTGATCCCCGTGGGGGCGGTGAAGGAGATCGGCTTCGTCTGGACCTTCTCCGATGTGGCCAATGGCTTCATGGCCTGGCCCAACTTGGTGGCGATCCTGCTGCTCTCGCCGGTGGTCGTCCGCATGACCCGAGACTACTTCAGTGACTCCCGCCGGGTGAGGCCGATGCTTCTGGAGGAGGAGGGGTAGACCTGGTCAGCCAAGGGGCCAGGAGGGCGAGCCCGGCCAGCACCAGATAGGCCAGGGAGAGCCGGTAGGGGATGGCCCGCTGGACAGCCTCCGGCAGCCGCCAGGGCAGCCCGATGGCCCCATGGGGCGAAGCTGAGTGGATCACCCCGAAGAAGCTGAGCAGGGCCAGGACGGCGAGACTCAGGGCCGCCCGAAGGAAGCGTCGGTCCACGGTGTCCGCCAGCACCGAGCCCCAGAGCATGCCCGTGATGATGAAGCCGCTGCCCAGCGCGGTGATGAGCAACAGCTCGGGGGTGCCCGGTCCGGTCCCCACCAGCAGGCTGGCGAAGAGGGCTGCGGGCAGGAGCGTGCTGAGCTTGATGCTCAGGAGCTGGGCCAGGGAGGGGAGGTAGGCCAGGGCCACGGCTGGGGCGTGGCGGCGCGGGCAGGCCAGGGTGGCCTGGACCATGATCTCCAGGGCCACGAAGACAAGGATCGGAGCCAGGACCGCCCGGGGGATCAGCTCCACGAAGAAGGAGACCAAGCCGAGCATCCCCCCCAGTCCGATGAAGAGCCCGGTCAGCACCACATAGCCTGAGCGGGCCCCCATGGCCTTGTAAGCGGGTTGCCCGATGTAGGGGGTGGACTGGGCGACCCCGCCGCAGACCCCCGCCACCAGGGTGGCCAGGGCCTCCACCAGCAGGATGTCCCGGGTGGGGAAGTCGTCCCCTGCAGCTCGGGCGCTCTCGGTCACATTGATGCCCCCCACCACGGTGAGGATGGCGAAGGGCAGGGCCAGGGGGAGGTAGTGGAGGGCGGCGGGCAGGCCCTGGAGGAAGCCCAGGGTGGGGAGGGGGAGGCCCGGATGGAGGGTCAGGACCGGGGCGCGGTAGGCTCCCCCGGCGAGGCCCAGGGGGCCCAGCAGGTGGTAAAGGGCGGTGCCCAGGATCACGGCGGCGAGGATGCCCGGGATCCTGAAGGGCAGCTGCAGGCGCCCTGCCAGGGTCGCCAGCACCAGAGCCAGGGCCAGCAGCCCGATGAGCGGCAGGCTGAAGATGTCCAGCAGGGGCAGGAAGCCCATGAGGGCAAGGCTCAGCCCCGCCAGCGAGCCCAGGAGCCCGGCCCGGGGTACTTGACGGCGGACCCAATCCCCGCAGAAGGAGAGGGCCAGCTTGATCAGTCCCATCAGGACCATGACCGCCATGCCGATCCGCCACGCCCCCAGGGCAGCGGCCTCGGGCAGGAGGCCGTGCCCCTTCAGCTCAAGGAAGGCCGGCCCCAGGACCACCAGGGCGAGCCCGATGGTGGAGGGGGTGTCCAGGCCCAGGGGCATGGCCGTGACGCCGGGGTTGCCGGTACGTCTGGCGAGGCGCTTTGCCATCCATGCGTAGGCCAAGTCCCCCAGAAGCACCCCCAGGGCCGTGCCCGGGAACATCCGGCGGTAGACCACATCGGCCGGGAACTGAAAGCCCGCCACCAGGACCCCGGCCAGGAAGGCGAGGACCGCCAGGTTATCGATCATCAGTCCCAGGAAGCCGCTGAGGTCCCCCAGGACCCACCCCCGCTGCTGCGCTTCTGCATCCGTCTGCATGGCTCTGACTCCTGGCTGTGCCGGGAGTCAGTGTGGATCCGTTCAGGAGCCCGGATCAATCAGCGGAGGGACTCAGGGGACGAGTCCGGTGTGGTCCCGAGCCCGGTCCGGGAAGCGGATGCGGGCATAGGTCTGGGCGTCCATGGAACTGTTGACCGCCCGCCGGGCCTCCTCCACCAGGTAGGGGAGGTGGGCCTCCGGCGAGGTGCGGAGGCGTTCGAAATAGGCTTCCTTGGTGGTGTGCGGGAGGGGGAGCTCCTCGATCACCGTCCGGGCCTGGGCCACGGCTCGGGGGGAGGCCAGGCTCCGGTTCTGGGGCAACTGCCGGGTCATGACCAGACCGATGGCGACGAGGGTGAGGGCGATGGCAACGACAAGGTTTCTCATGGCAGCCTCCGAGCTTGGATGTGGCCGCATCAAGGAGGCCCCGTGCGAGATCACCGGGGACTTCTGTGTGCTGGCTGGACCCGCTTCTGTCCATCCTTATCCAAAGCTGTGCCATGATTTTAAATAATGTAATAATTGATGTTGATATGATGACGCATGGCTTGATATGGCGCATGCGACATTTTAGCTTTGGTTTGAGTGTCTTATTTGACTGTTTGTGATCAACCTGTCGGATATGACATCTCGTCATGAGCGGTGGATGTTCACCGCGGGTCTCGGCCGCCCGTATCTCTTCCGAAGGGGATCCCCAACTTCCGGAGCCGGTGCCGGAGGGTGCTTCCGTTGATCCGCAGCAGCTCCGCCGCGCCCCCCGGCCCCAGGATCCGTCCCTGGGTCAGGTCCAGGACCGCGGCGAGGTGGCGGGCCATGGCCTCGTCGAGGGCCAGGGGGCCCGAGAGCGCAGCCCGGGTCCCGTCCGTCCGGGGCTGGCTCCCGAGGCTGCTGAAGAGGAGGGGGCCCGCTGGGTTCAGGATCAGCTCCCGCTCCACCAGATTCTCCAGCTCCCGGACATTCCCAGGCCAGTCATAGTCCTCCAGTCGGATCAGGGCCCCCGGGGCCAGGGCGGGCAGGACGGCGATGCCAAGCTCCTGCCCTTTCACCCTGAGGAAGTGGCGGACCAGCCCGGGGATGTCCTCCTTGCGATGGCGGAGGGGGGGGACGGGGATGGGGAAGACATTGATCCGGTACCAGAGGTCCTCGCGGAAGGCGCCCTCCTTCACCATCTGCTCCAGATTGCGG
The sequence above is drawn from the uncultured Holophaga sp. genome and encodes:
- a CDS encoding ArsC/Spx/MgsR family protein encodes the protein MALIDFYEKPGCINNSRQKRILEAAGHQLRCHNLLEEAWTVERLRPFLRSEDPQEILNSTAPAIKRGDLDPTALSFEGALQLMVADPILVRRPLIAVGGLQLQGFDDARLSPYLGTWSGAEDVVTCPNLQTTPCSGS
- a CDS encoding sodium:alanine symporter family protein translates to MAVLEFLGGIVWGPVGIVLLVGSGIFMTFRARFIQVRRFFYSFELISGKFDSKEATGEVTHFQALSAALSATIGTGNIAGVATAITLGGPGAVFWMWVTAVFGMALKYAEALLSLRFREVGPDGVISAGPMYYIERGIGQKWLACLFALFAVIASFGIGNMVQANSVAEPALHSFGIPKLVTGVVIGILVFLVIVGGIKRIGKVASLLVPAMCVIYIVGALAVILMHLGALGPAFREIFGHAFSASAASGGFAGAAVAQAIRFGVARGVFSNEAGLGSAPIAHGAAQTEEPVREGVVAMIGPFVDTLVICTMTALVIIMTGAHTLMGPGGTGLTGAVLTSKAFQVGIGVGRLGEYIVAVGIILFAVSTVISWSYYGDRSIEYLLGRKAVLPYRIFYCLLIPVGAVKEIGFVWTFSDVANGFMAWPNLVAILLLSPVVVRMTRDYFSDSRRVRPMLLEEEG